Proteins encoded by one window of Rhodamnia argentea isolate NSW1041297 chromosome 6, ASM2092103v1, whole genome shotgun sequence:
- the LOC115745952 gene encoding uncharacterized protein LOC115745952 isoform X1 — translation MLRSILRGATRTSKCGRPFDPISSPKRAAVLQSYLYLSTKNTKLAVTKANKKAKSKGGKADDASAAATDEHDAASNEGARAQRLALDERDPSLDVGPDGRPLFTSAPSLSQLTRKDACSYFKFSIDKLKEVLPEGLPAGMEKEFQESMRSAVLVRQSFLDLRDNFRRIVDPPMFSDGKGPKVRKQIVLDGPVSCGKSIALAMLVHWARDEGWLVFYAPRGREWTHGGFFYKNPQTGFWDTPVQAEKILKDFRKCNESHLKQLPCQMYDPIPLGEGAGVGWMKGVDSMSMPEGSTLDDLVRTGIDHTHAAVGVLVRLRKELSQVKDIPVLIAIDQYNNWFTFSEYEEPVTVRSCRPIHAKELATVNAFRTMMHNDMMVGAFSDSTAVGKLRKELPDVPVDARLMLPRYSLDEAEVVCHYYLRQRLARREAFSEESWKKVYYLSRGNGSEMRWLMPLMR, via the exons ATGCTGCGGTCCATTCTCAGAGGCGCGACCAGAACGTCAAAATGTGGCCGCCCGTTCGACCCCATCTCCTCTCCAAAACGTGCGGCCGTGCTTCAATCGTATCTCTACTTGTCGACGAAGAACACCAAGTTGGCAGTGACCAAAGCCAACAAGAAGGCTAAATCCAAAGGTGGTAAAGCCGACGACGCTTCTGCCGCGGCGACCGACGAGCATGATGCCGCCTCCAACGAAGGAGCGAGGGCTCAGCGCCTCGCTCTCGACGAGAGGGATCCATCCCTGGATGTGGGTCCCGATGGCCGCCCTCTCTTCACCTCCGCCCCTTCCCTGTCGCAACTCACTCGCAAAGACGCCTGCTCCTACTTCAAGTTCAG CATAGACAAATTGAAGGAGGTGTTGCCGGAGGGTTTGCCCGCTGGTATGGAGAAGGAGTTCCAAGAGTCTATGAGGAGTGCAGTGCTCGTGAGGCAGAGTTTCCTAGACCTTCGCGACAACTTCAGGCGCATTGTTGATCCCCCCATGTTTTCTGATGGCAAAG GCCCGAAGGTCAGGAAACAGATTGTGCTGGATGGTCCAGTAAGCTGTGGGAAGAGCATTGCGCTTGCCATGTTGGTTCACTGGGCTAGGGATGAAGGATGGCTGGTTTTTTATGCCCCCAGAGGCCGTGAGTGGACTCATGGAGGATTTTTCTACAAGAACCCGCAGACTGGATTTTGGGATACTCCTGTGCAAGCTGAAAAAATTCTGAAG GATTTCCGTAAGTGCAATGAATCACACTTAAAACAACTACCTTGCCAAATGTATGATCCCATACCTTTGGGAGAAGGCGCCGGTGTTGGATGGATGAAAGGGGTCGATTCCATGTCGATGCCTGAAGGTTCGACCCTGGATGATTTGGTCAGGACAGGAATCGATCATACGCATGCTGCTGTTGGAGTGTTAGTCCGTTTGAGAAAAGAATTATCACAAGTGAAAGATATTCCTGTGCTCATTGCTATAGATCAA TATAACAACTGGTTTACGTTCAGTGAGTATGAAGAGCCAGTTACAGTTCGATCCTGTCGACCAATACATGCTAAAGAGCTGGCCACT GTAAATGCCTTTAGGACTATGATGCACAATGACATGATGGTTGGTGCTTTCTCTGATTCAACTGCTGTGGGAAAGCTCCGAAAAGAGCTGCCAGATGTTCCTGTCGATGCACGTTTGATGCTTCCTCGATACAGCTTAGATGAAGCTGAAGTTGTTTGCCACTACTACCTCAG GCAAAGGCTGGCAAGGCGTGAGGCATTCTCTGAAGAGAGCTGGAAGAAGGTTTACTACTTATCGCGTGGAAACGGATCCGAAATGAGATGGTTAATGCCTTTAATGCGATGA
- the LOC115745952 gene encoding uncharacterized protein LOC115745952 isoform X2 — translation MLRSILRGATRTSKCGRPFDPISSPKRAAVLQSYLYLSTKNTKLAVTKANKKAKSKGGKADDASAAATDEHDAASNEGARAQRLALDERDPSLDVGPDGRPLFTSAPSLSQLTRKDACSYFKFSIDKLKEVLPEGLPAGMEKEFQESMRSAVLVRQSFLDLRDNFRRIVDPPMFSDGKGPKVRKQIVLDGPVSCGKSIALAMLVHWARDEGWLVFYAPRGREWTHGGFFYKNPQTGFWDTPVQAEKILKDFRKCNESHLKQLPCQMYDPIPLGEGAGVGWMKGVDSMSMPEGSTLDDLVRTGIDHTHAAVGVLVRLRKELSQVKDIPVLIAIDQVNAFRTMMHNDMMVGAFSDSTAVGKLRKELPDVPVDARLMLPRYSLDEAEVVCHYYLRQRLARREAFSEESWKKVYYLSRGNGSEMRWLMPLMR, via the exons ATGCTGCGGTCCATTCTCAGAGGCGCGACCAGAACGTCAAAATGTGGCCGCCCGTTCGACCCCATCTCCTCTCCAAAACGTGCGGCCGTGCTTCAATCGTATCTCTACTTGTCGACGAAGAACACCAAGTTGGCAGTGACCAAAGCCAACAAGAAGGCTAAATCCAAAGGTGGTAAAGCCGACGACGCTTCTGCCGCGGCGACCGACGAGCATGATGCCGCCTCCAACGAAGGAGCGAGGGCTCAGCGCCTCGCTCTCGACGAGAGGGATCCATCCCTGGATGTGGGTCCCGATGGCCGCCCTCTCTTCACCTCCGCCCCTTCCCTGTCGCAACTCACTCGCAAAGACGCCTGCTCCTACTTCAAGTTCAG CATAGACAAATTGAAGGAGGTGTTGCCGGAGGGTTTGCCCGCTGGTATGGAGAAGGAGTTCCAAGAGTCTATGAGGAGTGCAGTGCTCGTGAGGCAGAGTTTCCTAGACCTTCGCGACAACTTCAGGCGCATTGTTGATCCCCCCATGTTTTCTGATGGCAAAG GCCCGAAGGTCAGGAAACAGATTGTGCTGGATGGTCCAGTAAGCTGTGGGAAGAGCATTGCGCTTGCCATGTTGGTTCACTGGGCTAGGGATGAAGGATGGCTGGTTTTTTATGCCCCCAGAGGCCGTGAGTGGACTCATGGAGGATTTTTCTACAAGAACCCGCAGACTGGATTTTGGGATACTCCTGTGCAAGCTGAAAAAATTCTGAAG GATTTCCGTAAGTGCAATGAATCACACTTAAAACAACTACCTTGCCAAATGTATGATCCCATACCTTTGGGAGAAGGCGCCGGTGTTGGATGGATGAAAGGGGTCGATTCCATGTCGATGCCTGAAGGTTCGACCCTGGATGATTTGGTCAGGACAGGAATCGATCATACGCATGCTGCTGTTGGAGTGTTAGTCCGTTTGAGAAAAGAATTATCACAAGTGAAAGATATTCCTGTGCTCATTGCTATAGATCAA GTAAATGCCTTTAGGACTATGATGCACAATGACATGATGGTTGGTGCTTTCTCTGATTCAACTGCTGTGGGAAAGCTCCGAAAAGAGCTGCCAGATGTTCCTGTCGATGCACGTTTGATGCTTCCTCGATACAGCTTAGATGAAGCTGAAGTTGTTTGCCACTACTACCTCAG GCAAAGGCTGGCAAGGCGTGAGGCATTCTCTGAAGAGAGCTGGAAGAAGGTTTACTACTTATCGCGTGGAAACGGATCCGAAATGAGATGGTTAATGCCTTTAATGCGATGA
- the LOC115745953 gene encoding U2 small nuclear ribonucleoprotein B''-like: MLSGDIPPNQTIYIKNLNEKVKKEELKRSLYCLFSQYGRILDVVALKTPKLRGQAWVAFSEVTAASNAVRQMQNFPFYDKPMRIQYAKEKSDCIAKADGTYVVREKKKKQEEKAERKRRTEETHTANGSAAEANGGPTVSYRPGTAGSQETAPNNILFVQNLPVETTSQMLQLLFVQYPGFKEVRMVEAKPGIAFVEYEDDVQAGMAMQHLQGFKITAQNPMAISFAKK, translated from the exons ATGCTTTCGGGGGACATACCACCGAATCAAACCATATACATCAAGAATCTTAACGAAAAGGTCAAGAAAGAAG AATTGAAGAGATCCCTTTATTGCCTCTTCTCTCAGTATGGCAGAATTCTGGATGTTGTAGCCCTGAAGACCCCAAAGCTTAGAGGACAAGCATGGGTTGCTTTCAGTGAAGTGACTGCTGCCAGTAATGCTGTGCGCCAAATGCAAAACTTCCCGTTCTACGATAAGCCTATG AGAATACAATATGCCAAAGAAAAGTCTGATTGCATTGCTAAAGCAGATGGTACTTACGTCgtaagggaaaagaagaagaagcaagaagaaaaag CTGAAAGAAAGCGCCGTACTGAAGAAACACATACGGCAAATGGTTCCGCTGCTGAAGCTAATGGGGGGCCAACA GTCTCTTATCGACCTGGAACTGCCGGTTCACAAGAGACAGCACCGAACAATATATTGTTTGTTCAGAATTTGCCTGTTGAAACGACAAGTCAGATGTTGCAGTTGCTGTTTGTGCAATATCCAGGATTTAAGGAAGTGAGAATGGTTGAAGCAAAGCCTGGTATTGCTTTTGTAGAGTATGAAGACGACGTGCAGGCAGGCATGGCCATGCAGCACCTCCAGGGCTTCAAAATCACAGCTCAGAACCCCATGGCCATCAGTTTTGCTAAAAAGTAA
- the LOC115745964 gene encoding peroxidase 4-like isoform X1, translating to MASRPITVIVAIAFLTTLAVGSASAQLSSNFYSKSCPKVLSTVKSVVASAVSKERRMGASLLRLHFHDCFVNGCDGSVLLDDTSSFQGEKTAGPNLNSLRGFNVIDRIKSKVESACPGVVSCADIVAIAARDSVVLLGGPSWEVKLGRRDARTASLSIANSGALPPPTSTLANLISTFAAQGLSVRDMVALSGSHTIGQARCTSFRARIYNDGNIDSSFAKTRQGKCPRTVGSGDNNLAPLDLQSPTAFDSAYYKNLISNKGLLHSDQELFNGGSTDSLVKTYSRNPKTFNSDFASAMIKMGNIKPLTGSKGEIRKVLFCFGASVTLISVASLHLIFLG from the exons atggctagtCGTCCGATTACGGTAATTGTCGCGATAGCTTTTCTTACCACACTCGCGGTGGGAAGTGCCTCCGCGCAGCTCTCTTCAaacttctactccaaaagttgcCCCAAGGTTTTGAGCACGGTGAAATCTGTCGTCGCGTCCGCCGTGTCGAAGGAGCGCCGCATGGGTGCTTCTCTCCTTCGCCTCCACTTTCATGATTGCTTCGTCAAT GGGTGCGATGGCTCGGTACTCCTGGACGACACATCCTCGTTCCAAGGGGAGAAGACGGCCGGCCCAAATCTGAATTCGCTAAGAGGATTCAACGTGATCGACCGGATCAAGTCCAAGGTGGAGTCCGCCTGTCCAGGTGTGGTCTCTTGTGCAGACATCGTGGCCATTGCTGCTCGCGATTCGGTGGTCCTA CTGGGCGGGCCAAGTTGGGAAGTGAAACTGGGAAGAAGAGACGCAAGGACCGCGAGCTTGTCGATCGCCAACAGCGGAGCCCTTCCCCCTCCAACTTCGACGCTCGCCAACCTCATCTCTACTTTCGCAGCTCAAGGCCTCTCCGTCAGGGACATGGTTGCCTTGTCTG GGTCTCACACCATAGGGCAGGCAAGGTGCACGAGCTTCAGAGCTCGCATATACAACGACGGCAACATCGACAGCTCCTTTGCCAAGACTAGGCAGGGCAAGTGTCCCCGCACCGTTGGGTCTGGGGACAACAATCTGGCTCCTCTCGACCTCCAATCGCCCACCGCCTTCGACAGCGCCTACTACAAGAACCTGATCAGCAACAAGGGCCTTCTTCACTCGGACCAGGAGCTCTTCAATGGCGGATCCACCGACTCTCTCGTCAAGACGTACTCCAGGAACCCCAAGACCTTCAACTCCGACTTTGCTTCCGCCATGATCAAGATGGGCAACATCAAACCCCTCACGGGGTCCAAAGGCGAAATTCGCAAGGTCT TATTTTGTTTCGGAGCAAGTGTAACTTTGATTTCTGTAGCTAGTCTGCATTTGATATTTCTCGGATGA
- the LOC115745966 gene encoding LOB domain-containing protein 15-like isoform X2 — MSRDGERSDEIAKKIRREKAATCCDEMGRRHMMLSPSSTGTLNTVTPCAACKLLRRRCAEECPFSPYFSPHEPQKFAAVHRVFGASNVSKMLTEVPESQRADTANSLVYEANLRLRDPVYGCMGAISALQQQIQTLQAELNAVRNEILRFKYRQPATNNHMQSDVVVPHSSAATAALVVSVVPPPTLSSSSTAAAPPDPSPPPLPPPSLVVPSSSSSSSSTSSLFTTPTSTTTYSSISSDTANVHYFEQI, encoded by the exons ATGTCCAGAGACGG GGAAAGATCGGATGAGATAGCAAAGAAGATCAGGAGAGAGAAGGCCGCGACTTGTTGTGATGAGATGGGAAGAAGGCACATGATGTTGAGCCCAAGCAGCACCGGGACGCTCAACACCGTCACGCCGTGCGCGGCGTGCAAGCTTTTGAGGAGGCGATGTGCGGAGGAGTGCCCTTTCTCCCCTTATTTCTCCCCACACGAGCCTCAGAAATTCGCCGCTGTTCACAGAGTCTTCGGTGCAAGTAACGTCTCCAAGATGCTCACG GAGGTACCGGAGAGCCAAAGAGCCGATACCGCAAACAGTTTGGTCTACGAGGCAAATCTGAGGCTAAGAGACCCAGTTTACGGATGCATGGGTGCAATCTCGGCTTTGCAACAGCAGATCCAAACTCTGCAGGCCGAACTCAACGCTGTAAGAAATGAGATACTGAGATTCAAATACAGACAACCCGCCACTAACAATCATATGCAATCCGATGTCGTTGTTCCTCATTCTAGTGCTGCTACCGCTGCTTTGGTTGTCTCTGTTGTTCCTCCTCCAACCCTTTCTTCGTCTTCTACCGCTGCCGCACCTCCCGacccctcccctcctcctctGCCGCCCCCATCTTTGGTCGttccctcatcttcttcctcctcctcttccacttCTTCTCTATTCACCACCCCGACCAGCACCACCACCTATAGCTCCATCTCTAGCGACACTGCTAATGTTCATTACTTTGAGCAAATCTGA
- the LOC115745955 gene encoding protein TIC110, chloroplastic-like, with translation MNPPLLTNSAPSTTRPLLSSPFLTPSSSSRRRRLKLSRPRASLDQPPAASPPHNSDVFGGPKELTGIQPLVKNLSPPVRLAASAIAVGGAVAAGYHLGFRLAGSRNAALGGAALLGAAGGAAAYAVRACAPEVAAADLHNYVASRDDPQAVNKEAIELIASKYGVSKQDAAFNAELCDLYLRFVSSVLPPGNEELEGTEVDKIVKFKSALGIDDPEAAAMHMEIGRRIFRQRLETGDREADVEQRRAFQKLIYVSTLVFGEASTFLLPWKRVFKVSDAQVEVAVRDNAQRLYSSQLKAVGRDLNENQLEGLRALQLLYRLSDELAEDLLKEHTRKLVEENVSAALNVLKSRTRSARGVAQAVEELDKILAFNDLLVSLKNHPNTDGMARGIAPASLLGGEYDNDRKMDDLKLLYRAFVADSLSSGRLEESKLDALSQLRNIFGLGKREAEAITTDVTAKVYRKRLQKSFTGGELEAADSKAVFLQNLCEELRFDPQKASEIHEEIYRQKLQQCVAGGELSEEDVKALLRLRVMLCIPQQTVEATHSSICGSLFEKVVKDAIASGVDGYDAEVKKSVRKAAHGLRLTREAAMSIASTAVRKIFINYIKRARAAQNRTESARELKKMIAFNTLVVTELVADIKGESPDTASEEAAKEVEIEIEEEWESLQTLRKIRPSKELTAKLGKQGQTEINLKSDLPERDRTDLYKTYLLFCLTGEVTNIPFGAQITTKKDDSEYVLLNQLGGILGLTPKEIVEVHRGLAEQAFRQQAEVILADGQLTKARVEQLNEVQKQVGLPPEYAQKVIKSITTTKMAAAIETALSQGRLNIKQIRELKEASVDLDSMISQSLRENLFKKTVDEIFSSGTGEFDEEEVYKRIPADLSIDANKAREVVQELARSRLSNSLIQAVALLRQRNRLGVVSSLNDMLACDKAVPAEELSWEVPEELADLFAIYMKSEPAPEKLSRLQHLLGISDSAAVAIREMGDRVIQIGAEEEFAF, from the exons ATGAACCCACCGCTCCTCACCAACTCGGCTCCTTCCACCACCcgccctctcctctcctctcccttccttactccctcctcctcctccagacGCCGCCGCCTCAAACTCTCTCGTCCTCGCGCCTCCCTCGATCAGCCCCCCGCCGCTTCCCCTCCGCACAACTCCGACGTCTTCGGCGGCCCCAAGGAGCTCACCGGCATCCAACCCCTCGTCAAGAATTTGTCCCCTCCCGTGCGCTTAGCCGCCTCCGCCATTGCAGTGGGCGGTGCGGTTGCTGCTGGTTATCATCTGGGTTTTCGGTTAGCTGGCTCCCGCAATGCTGCCCTCGGCGGGGCTGCTTTGCTTGGGGCTGCTGGTGGCGCCGCTGCTTACGCCGTGAGGGCTTGCGCGCCTGAGGTCGCCGCTGCCGATTTGCATAACTACGTTGCCAGCCGCGATGATCCTCAGGCTGTTAACAAAGAGGCCATAGAACTCATTGCCAGCAA GTACGGTGTGAGCAAGCAAGATGCTGCTTTCAATGCAGAGCTCTGTGATTTATACCTTAG GTTTGTCTCATCTGTCCTTCCTCCTGGAAATGAAGAACTTGAAGGAACTGAAGTTGATAAAATTGTCAAGTTTAAGAGTGCTCTGGGCATCGATGATCCAGAAGCAGCTGCCATGCATATGGAG ATTGGTAGGCGTATTTTCAGGCAAAGGCTTGAAACTGGGGATCGTGAAGCTGATGTAGAACAGCGTCGG GCATTTCAAAAGCTCATATATGTTTCAACTCTTGTGTTTGGGGAAGCATCAACTTTCCTTTTACCTTGGAAGCGCGTATTCAAAGTTTCCGATGCCCAG GTTGAGGTTGCTGTTCGGGATAATGCACAGAGGTTGTATTCTTCCCAGCTAAAAGCAGTTGGCAGAG ATCTCAATGAGAACCAGCTTGAAGGTCTTCGGGCATTGCAACTATTGTATCGACTATCTGATGAG CTTGCTGAGGATTTGCTTAAGGAACATACAAGAAAACTGGTTGAGGAAAATGTCTCAGCAGCTCTGAATGTGCTAAAATCAAGAACAAGATCAGC GAGAGGAGTAGCTCAAGCTGTTGAAGAGCTAGATAAGATTCTAGCATTTAATGACTTGCTTGTCTCATTAAAGAACCACCCAAACACTGATGGCATGGCTCGTGGGATTGCTCCAGCTTCTTTACTTG GTGGTGAATACGACAATGACAGAAAAATGGATGACTTGAAGCTCCTCTATAGAGCATTTGTTGCAGATTCTTTGTCAAGTGGTCGTCTTGAAGAAAGCAAG ctggATGCTTTGAGTCAACTGAGGAATATCTTTGGTTTGGGTAAACGTGAGGCTGAAGCTATCACGACTGACGTAACTGCGAAGGTGTATCGTAAACGacttcaaaaatcatttactgGTGGTGAATTGGAAGCCGCAGATAGCAAAGCAGTATTCCTCCAAAACCTTTGTGAAGAGTTGCGATTTGATCCACAGAAGGCTAGTGAGATACATGAAg AAATTTACAGGCAGAAACTTCAGCAGTGTGTTGCTGGCGGAGAACTGAGTGAAGAGGATGTTAAAGCTTTACTACGGTTACGAGTTATGCTCTGTATCCCTCAGCAGACTGTTGAAGCAACTCACTCCAGTATATGTGGCAGTTTATTTGAGAAG GTTGTGAAGGATGCGATTGCCTCAGGAGTTGACGGATATGATGCAGAAGTGAAGAAATCTGTGAGAAAAGCAGCTCATGGCTTGCGCTTGACAAGAGAGGCTGCCATGTCTATTGCCAGCACAGCT GTCAGAAAGATTTTCATCAATTACATTAAGCGAGCACGAGCAGCTCAGAACCGTACTGAATCTGCTAGGGAGCTTAAGAAGATGATCGCCTTTAACACCTTGGTCGTTACTGAGCTGGTGGCAGACATAAAAGGGGAATCACCTGATACTGCATCTGAAGAAGCTGCTAAGGAGgtagaaatagaaattgaagAGGAGTGGGAGTCTCTCCAGACGCTTAGAAAGATAAGACCCAGCAAAGAACTTACAGCGAAGTTAGGAAAGCAAGGCCAAACAgagataaatttaaaaagtgatCTTCCAGAGAGGGACAGGACCGACCTCTATAAGACATATCTTTTGTTTTGCCTGACCGGAGAAGTAACGAATATCCCTTTTGGAGCACAAATCACAACCAAAAAGGATGACTCTGAATATGTATTGCTAAACCAGCTAGGCGGTATCCTCGGCTTGACTCCTAAGGAGATTGTGGAAGTCCACCGTGGTCTTGCCGAGCAGGCATTCAGGCAACAAGCGGAGGTGATATTAGCTGATGGTCAGTTGACGAAGGCTAGGGTTGAGCAGCTGAATGAGGTGCAGAAGCAAGTTGGCTTGCCTCCGGAATACGCTCAGAAAGTAATTAAGAGCATTACAACTACAAAGATGGCAGCTGCAATAGAAACTGCCCTCAGTCAGGGGAGGCTCAATATAAAGCAGATCCGAGAACTCAAGGAAGCGAGCGTAGATTTAGATAGCATGATATCCCAGAGCCTGAGAGAGAACCTCTTCAAAAAAACCGTGGATGAGATATTCTCTTCAGGCACGGGTGAATTCGATGAGGAGGAAGTGTACAAGAGAATACCAGCCGACCTGAGTATCGATGCCAACAAAGCTAGAGAGGTGGTTCAGGAGCTAGCTCGAAGTAGATTGTCAAATTCGCTTATTCAGGCGGTGGCCTTGTTAAGGCAGAGAAATCGACTAGGAGTG GTTTCCTCTCTCAACGATATGCTAGCATGCGACAAAGCTGTACCGGCGGAGGAGCTGTCTTGGGAAGTGCCAGAAGAACTGGCAGACTTATTCGCAATATACATGAAGAGCGAGCCTGCCCCAGAGAAGCTATCGAGATTGCAGCATCTGCTTGGCATTAGCGATTCAGCTGCGGTGGCTATTCGAGAGATGGGAGACAGAGTAATTCAAATTGGCGCAGAGGAAGAGTTTGCTTTCTGA
- the LOC115745969 gene encoding biogenesis of lysosome-related organelles complex 1 subunit 1-like, translating to MYSPQLPLARTRVLSPSESEICHADPHPVGVGGLEASLLSLIHHHHHRSVLLRDRTEKARRDAIRSAGAVSDLLVEAVNGGVQEAFLNQKRIELEIRASAATVSRFVKQTDHWLASTHALNSAIKEIGDFENWMKIMDFECKSINAAIRNIHQP from the exons atgtacTCACCGCAGCTGCCGCTTGCTCGGACGCGCGTCTTGTCTCCCTCTGAATCGGAGATATGCCACGCCGATCCCCATCCCGTTGGCGTCGGGGGCTTGGAAGCTTCTCTGCTCAGCCTGatccaccatcaccaccaccgatCCGTCCTCCTCCGAGACCGCACCGAGAAAGCCCGGAGAGATGCAATTAGGAGCGCAGGGGCGGTGTCGGATCTGCTGGTGGAGGCGGTGAACGGAGGGGTGCAGGAGGCCTTCCTCAACCAAAAGCGCATCGAGCTCGAGATTCGAGCTTCGGCTGCCACCGTCTCCCGCTTCGTGAAGCAGACCGATCACTGGCTGGCCTCCACCCATGCTCTCAACTCCGCCATCAAG GAAATTGGGGACTTCGAGAACTGGATGAAGATAATGGATTTCGAGTGCAAGAGCATCAATGCAGCCATCCGCAATATTCATCAACCTTGA
- the LOC115745966 gene encoding LOB domain-containing protein 15-like isoform X1 — protein sequence MMAMGGARERSDEIAKKIRREKAATCCDEMGRRHMMLSPSSTGTLNTVTPCAACKLLRRRCAEECPFSPYFSPHEPQKFAAVHRVFGASNVSKMLTEVPESQRADTANSLVYEANLRLRDPVYGCMGAISALQQQIQTLQAELNAVRNEILRFKYRQPATNNHMQSDVVVPHSSAATAALVVSVVPPPTLSSSSTAAAPPDPSPPPLPPPSLVVPSSSSSSSSTSSLFTTPTSTTTYSSISSDTANVHYFEQI from the exons ATGATGGCGATGGGTGGTGCTAGGGAAAGATCGGATGAGATAGCAAAGAAGATCAGGAGAGAGAAGGCCGCGACTTGTTGTGATGAGATGGGAAGAAGGCACATGATGTTGAGCCCAAGCAGCACCGGGACGCTCAACACCGTCACGCCGTGCGCGGCGTGCAAGCTTTTGAGGAGGCGATGTGCGGAGGAGTGCCCTTTCTCCCCTTATTTCTCCCCACACGAGCCTCAGAAATTCGCCGCTGTTCACAGAGTCTTCGGTGCAAGTAACGTCTCCAAGATGCTCACG GAGGTACCGGAGAGCCAAAGAGCCGATACCGCAAACAGTTTGGTCTACGAGGCAAATCTGAGGCTAAGAGACCCAGTTTACGGATGCATGGGTGCAATCTCGGCTTTGCAACAGCAGATCCAAACTCTGCAGGCCGAACTCAACGCTGTAAGAAATGAGATACTGAGATTCAAATACAGACAACCCGCCACTAACAATCATATGCAATCCGATGTCGTTGTTCCTCATTCTAGTGCTGCTACCGCTGCTTTGGTTGTCTCTGTTGTTCCTCCTCCAACCCTTTCTTCGTCTTCTACCGCTGCCGCACCTCCCGacccctcccctcctcctctGCCGCCCCCATCTTTGGTCGttccctcatcttcttcctcctcctcttccacttCTTCTCTATTCACCACCCCGACCAGCACCACCACCTATAGCTCCATCTCTAGCGACACTGCTAATGTTCATTACTTTGAGCAAATCTGA
- the LOC115745964 gene encoding peroxidase 4-like isoform X2, translating into MASRPITVIVAIAFLTTLAVGSASAQLSSNFYSKSCPKVLSTVKSVVASAVSKERRMGASLLRLHFHDCFVNGCDGSVLLDDTSSFQGEKTAGPNLNSLRGFNVIDRIKSKVESACPGVVSCADIVAIAARDSVVLLGGPSWEVKLGRRDARTASLSIANSGALPPPTSTLANLISTFAAQGLSVRDMVALSGSHTIGQARCTSFRARIYNDGNIDSSFAKTRQGKCPRTVGSGDNNLAPLDLQSPTAFDSAYYKNLISNKGLLHSDQELFNGGSTDSLVKTYSRNPKTFNSDFASAMIKMGNIKPLTGSKGEIRKVCSKVN; encoded by the exons atggctagtCGTCCGATTACGGTAATTGTCGCGATAGCTTTTCTTACCACACTCGCGGTGGGAAGTGCCTCCGCGCAGCTCTCTTCAaacttctactccaaaagttgcCCCAAGGTTTTGAGCACGGTGAAATCTGTCGTCGCGTCCGCCGTGTCGAAGGAGCGCCGCATGGGTGCTTCTCTCCTTCGCCTCCACTTTCATGATTGCTTCGTCAAT GGGTGCGATGGCTCGGTACTCCTGGACGACACATCCTCGTTCCAAGGGGAGAAGACGGCCGGCCCAAATCTGAATTCGCTAAGAGGATTCAACGTGATCGACCGGATCAAGTCCAAGGTGGAGTCCGCCTGTCCAGGTGTGGTCTCTTGTGCAGACATCGTGGCCATTGCTGCTCGCGATTCGGTGGTCCTA CTGGGCGGGCCAAGTTGGGAAGTGAAACTGGGAAGAAGAGACGCAAGGACCGCGAGCTTGTCGATCGCCAACAGCGGAGCCCTTCCCCCTCCAACTTCGACGCTCGCCAACCTCATCTCTACTTTCGCAGCTCAAGGCCTCTCCGTCAGGGACATGGTTGCCTTGTCTG GGTCTCACACCATAGGGCAGGCAAGGTGCACGAGCTTCAGAGCTCGCATATACAACGACGGCAACATCGACAGCTCCTTTGCCAAGACTAGGCAGGGCAAGTGTCCCCGCACCGTTGGGTCTGGGGACAACAATCTGGCTCCTCTCGACCTCCAATCGCCCACCGCCTTCGACAGCGCCTACTACAAGAACCTGATCAGCAACAAGGGCCTTCTTCACTCGGACCAGGAGCTCTTCAATGGCGGATCCACCGACTCTCTCGTCAAGACGTACTCCAGGAACCCCAAGACCTTCAACTCCGACTTTGCTTCCGCCATGATCAAGATGGGCAACATCAAACCCCTCACGGGGTCCAAAGGCGAAATTCGCAAGGTCTGTAGCAAGGTCAATTAG